TaccgcggggcagttctaccttagaTATCAACtttccaacagtgagatagacacaacgctacaaatgcaagATGACAACACCCGCGATTACATGACAATCACGACAGACGGAGGCTTCATCCATGCtctggtcccatgagtcgagtcgaaagtagtgatgctatgtgtagttctgaaacattgattgactcatgttgtaattaaactttaatgaacttgtatgtctctttggtttggacagtcgttcaacttagatgtagtcgatgctatttattagtaggaccatgaatcgtgctattaatgtcttgcttttctctttcgatccttttgttgcatacttatatattgcttatgtattgtctgttgtttggcttgtgcatagagatgccgtcgtatgtcgtgtacaagggtaaggttcccgaagtctacgacgactgggaggagtgccggagacaggttcaccgtttcagcggtaacagttaccgagggtacaccactagggcggaggcagaatctagatacacccgctatctagcgggagagaggagggagcgttggaggaaccggatgaagaccagtttcatcgcgatgatgctcatcgtgatgaccgcagctctcttctgtgtgatggtagtttagatgatcgatatcgacttgtcatgtgaagacaaactcgctactcgcggtctcgagacttgtaatgttctatctttgttcggtcttttgaattcagagactaatatgatgaattgtattcggcgactaatcttctattgtattcaatgaatctgctgttgctgtgtggtgttgtctaaattctgtccaataatatattttgtaacctgtgaaaatatcagaaaagaaaaaaatccctaatattcatactagtggcgcaccacacaagacactaatggcgcaccatgataatcacactaatggcacatcaaccactggtgcgccattagtatgccaaagcacatggtacatatggccccctgggaggaattctaatggcgcactgtgggcaatactaatggcgcactacgtggtgtgccattagaacaccagatactaatggcgcaccagtgatgcgccattagaatttaattctaatggtgtgatgctagtggcgcaccagtagtgcgccattagaaggcaaaactggtgcgccgctagcatgccttttcctagtagtgacagtaGAAGTAGCTAGAGATAATAAACAGAATAAAGGGCTATTTTTCTATAAAATATATTTTTCACTATGAACAAGATTTGTTTAATTGAAATTAAATGTCAAGAAGTTAGAGAGCATGATATAATAAGTTCGAGGAATGATTTGATGTTGCTATTCAACTGTTGAATAGATATTGAAGGCACATTACATAGAGTCCTAGATTTTACATATATGAAAGTAGGCGCACCATGAAAGTGATAATCATCCAATTAATAAAACCATTATTCTAACAAAATATTAAACATTGCCTCATATATACCAACGGGAGTAACTTTCTATTGGTTAGAAACCGTTGTGCTTGACAGTTATTTAACACGTGCTTTTTTACACGCACTAAGACCATATATAGGATGCAGACCATTCTCATGCCAATGTCTAGAATAGCCAATCTACATAAGTCCTAGTAGCATGCTCCTAGAGGATTCTTACAAATACTTACATGGGTATGTTCCCAATAGGAATGGATATAGATTATGCTTACAAAAATGATACACTCTAACACTTCCATCGGAGCACAATTCAGCTCCCACAATCAGTAATCAGCATGAAAACTTAAAAAACAAGTTTGATAGAAATCAATGTTCAGGAAAGCATGAAGCATAAGCGAAGCGACAGGCTGACGCTTAGAGAAATGGGTGCTTAAGCATTTTTAAAAATAGAACTGCAGGTTTTGGAGGTTGTAGACCGAGAATTAACCTGAGTAGACGATGCGGGACCTTGGGGAAGTTGGTCACATATTTCCTGAATGTGTATTGGCCTGTGTTGCCGCGACAGCATAGATCAGCAATCAGAGTAATCCTTTAGCACTAATATTGGCTCTCAAGTTTCTTCTACGTGTATATTCAATTGTGAAACATGCACATACCAGAGGGAATCCATGGTAGAATAAACTGAGAATCAAAAAATCATAGCAACTTTTGTACAAATTACTACCATAACCTTGTTAGAGAAGGATTCGAAGAGAATCTACTACAAAGTATTGCACCATCATGATAACGACAGAAAGTATAGCCAACATTTAAGTTTTTTTTGAGTTGCCACTTTTGCAATTCTGAAATCTGAAGTAACTAAGGTCCGGGTTATTGACAACTACCGATTTTCGTGGGAAACACTTCCAACTCGGGTTAGGAACACCAAATTTAGTACTTTAGTATTCAGTTTTATCGCTAAATATGTAGCATGTAGTCGTCAAATTTAGTACTTTAGCGAGTACAATTTTCTGTAATTCCTGGTGAAAGTTTCATCTCTGTGTCGTAACATAATTGACATTGTGCATCAATTCAGCTGATTTAGTTACCTTGTGACCTTGTCCATGTAGGGAATGAGGTCTTTGCAACCTCCTTAACCTCTTATTGATCCTTGTTGTTCTTTCCTAAACAGCATAAGGAAGAAAAATGTTCAGTATAAATATCCAACACCAAGACGAATAACAAAAATGTTGCAGCAAACTAACTAACCCTCCCAAGCGATGCTCTGCGGGTCAGTGGTGCAGCCACGCTTGGCATGGACTCTGTAGTCGGCGGAGTCCTGCTGCAGCTGAATGTAGTCATCCATGCTGGGCATGTCCAGCTCGAGAGGGCTAACTGAATCTGGACCAAGGTGTTAGTAGAAGTGTGGCATTAAACAATTGGCAGGCGGGAGAATCCGGATGGATGTGAAGTGCATATATGTGAAGTTTGTCCTACCTGGGAGTCGATGTTGCAGAAGCTGGTGACCATGCCGACATCGCTGTCGCTGAGCACCTCGGCCTTCTTGCTGTCGGGCGCTGAGAACATGATGTTGGAGTTGGTGTCGTCCCAAGTGCTCATGGAGAAAATACTCAAGAGGTCACTCGAGCCGTTGCCAGCAGCGATGCTCTCGCCGACGTCCTGCTGCCTCAAGAAGCTCCACAACGAGCCCAGCCTCCTCTACTATGCCATCGAGTCGACGTTGCCT
This sequence is a window from Triticum aestivum cultivar Chinese Spring unplaced genomic scaffold, IWGSC CS RefSeq v2.1 scaffold160480, whole genome shotgun sequence. Protein-coding genes within it:
- the LOC123176292 gene encoding uncharacterized protein: MSTWDDTNSNIMFSAPDSKKAEVLSDSDVGMVTSFCNIDSQIQLALSSWTCPAWMTTFSCSRTPPTTESMPSVAAPLTRRASLGRERTTRINKRLRRLQRPHSLHGQGHKANTHSGNM